In a genomic window of Candidatus Methylomirabilota bacterium:
- a CDS encoding ATP-binding protein, which translates to MKVREFRTQMEWGKMKEFGLSRQLLHGLPWSWPTASHPAFRFWQTFWQTWRPTRFPIAYKLALAITILITGGMAFLGVVIVNTQTKFFQGQIDAFGQTVVNQMSESAKEMILANDTLGLKVLTTNLTSDERVLGTAIYDHKGKMLAQSGITPALTASFDPSIVTLDWIWHQPSGSRISLVSFLSPVQFKDVVAGHVLITFSRSSMYQSLRDSVRNIVIVTLSMIVFVIGMSFAMSKRFSRPIHRLVEASQAVGEGDFEHRIHERRADEIGDVMAAFDSMAEGLLEKQRIREQKLELEALNAQLEAVSTAKSKFLANVSHEVRTPINAIIGYSEMLEDPSYSSLTEKQVSYVQNISASARHLRELINDILDLSKVEAGKIELRFEPFLVRDALGATLATVRPQADQKGLQLVLDENGCPETMVADLLRFRQILYNLLSNAVKFTPEGGQVTVTAQRNGEFLAVAVQDTGIGFKAEDMPRLFEEFTQLDASLARRDEGTGLGLALTKKLVELHGGTIQASSPGEGQGSTFTFTLPLNGSVSSGQPEALTKGIGTA; encoded by the coding sequence GTGAAGGTACGGGAGTTTCGGACTCAGATGGAATGGGGAAAGATGAAGGAATTTGGCCTGAGTCGGCAGTTACTACATGGGCTCCCATGGTCTTGGCCCACTGCGAGTCATCCGGCATTTCGTTTCTGGCAGACTTTCTGGCAGACATGGAGACCAACGCGGTTTCCGATCGCGTATAAACTGGCGCTCGCCATCACGATTCTGATCACCGGAGGCATGGCCTTTCTCGGTGTGGTCATCGTCAACACCCAAACGAAATTCTTTCAAGGCCAGATAGATGCCTTTGGCCAAACCGTGGTCAATCAGATGTCCGAATCGGCCAAGGAAATGATACTTGCCAATGATACGTTGGGCCTGAAAGTCCTGACCACCAACCTGACCTCGGATGAACGCGTCCTCGGTACGGCCATCTATGATCACAAAGGGAAAATGCTGGCGCAGTCCGGGATCACGCCTGCACTTACCGCTTCTTTCGATCCGTCCATTGTCACCTTGGACTGGATCTGGCATCAACCATCGGGCTCACGCATCAGTCTTGTCTCTTTTCTCAGCCCGGTGCAGTTCAAAGACGTGGTTGCCGGGCATGTCCTGATCACATTCAGCCGATCATCCATGTATCAGTCGTTGCGGGACTCTGTCCGGAACATCGTCATCGTCACGCTGTCGATGATCGTGTTCGTGATTGGGATGTCGTTTGCCATGTCCAAACGGTTTTCCCGGCCCATTCATCGTCTGGTCGAGGCGAGCCAGGCCGTTGGCGAAGGGGATTTTGAGCATCGCATTCACGAACGGCGTGCCGACGAGATCGGAGACGTGATGGCCGCGTTCGATTCTATGGCGGAAGGGCTCTTGGAAAAGCAAAGGATACGGGAACAGAAGCTGGAACTCGAGGCGCTTAACGCCCAGCTCGAGGCGGTCTCTACTGCCAAGTCCAAGTTTCTCGCCAATGTTTCCCACGAAGTCCGAACCCCCATCAACGCGATCATCGGCTACTCCGAAATGCTCGAAGACCCGAGCTACAGCTCCCTGACCGAAAAGCAGGTGAGCTACGTTCAGAACATCTCGGCAAGCGCTAGGCACCTGCGCGAGCTCATTAACGACATCCTGGATCTGTCCAAGGTGGAGGCGGGCAAGATCGAGCTCCGCTTCGAGCCGTTCCTCGTCCGCGATGCATTAGGGGCGACACTCGCGACCGTACGGCCCCAGGCCGACCAGAAAGGGCTCCAGCTTGTGCTTGACGAGAACGGATGCCCGGAGACAATGGTGGCCGACCTTCTCCGATTCAGGCAGATCCTCTATAACCTGTTGTCGAATGCCGTGAAGTTCACGCCTGAGGGGGGCCAGGTGACCGTGACCGCGCAGCGGAACGGCGAGTTCCTCGCGGTTGCCGTCCAAGACACGGGGATCGGCTTTAAAGCCGAGGACATGCCAAGGCTTTTTGAGGAGTTCACCCAGCTCGATGCATCGCTGGCCCGGCGGGACGAAGGGACCGGCCTCGGGTTAGCCTTGACGAAAAAGCTAGTAGAGCTTCATGGTGGGACGATCCAGGCCAGCTCCCCCGGAGAGGGGCAGGGAAGCACGTTTACATTTACCTTGCCCCTCAATGGTTCAGTATCCTCGGGCCAGCCTGAGGCGCTCACCAAGGGGATCGGAACGGCATGA